Proteins encoded within one genomic window of Polaribacter sp. NJDZ03:
- a CDS encoding thioesterase family protein, with protein sequence MITDLFQLRPRYGEVDKMCYVYHANYVIYCHQARNELLRKLGLDEVKLEENQIMLPVISFDIKYRKPAHFDELITIKTIIKEMPKVRFCFEFEITNEQKELLSKAKLDVVFVDVQSRLPKRIPSFIEKKLATYF encoded by the coding sequence ATGATAACTGATCTTTTTCAATTAAGACCTCGTTATGGGGAAGTCGATAAAATGTGCTATGTATACCATGCCAATTATGTAATTTATTGTCACCAAGCACGCAATGAATTATTGCGAAAATTAGGTTTAGATGAAGTTAAGTTAGAGGAGAATCAAATAATGTTACCTGTAATTTCTTTTGATATAAAATACAGAAAACCAGCTCATTTTGACGAGTTGATTACCATAAAAACAATTATTAAAGAAATGCCAAAGGTTCGTTTCTGTTTTGAATTTGAAATAACAAATGAACAAAAGGAGTTGCTAAGTAAAGCTAAATTAGATGTTGTTTTTGTAGATGTTCAGTCTCGTTTGCCTAAAAGAATTCCAAGTTTTATTGAAAAGAAATTAGCTACTTATTTTTAA
- a CDS encoding NifB/NifX family molybdenum-iron cluster-binding protein, whose product MKKIAIPITKDNKVADHFGRCKYYEIYTFSNTNEILDLKLLESDGKCGCKSNIVSVLVKECVTFMLAGNIGDSAKSKLVVAGVDVVRGCSGKSADVILEFVEGKISDTDVSCASHDHKHKKGHAHACHH is encoded by the coding sequence ATGAAAAAAATAGCAATCCCAATAACAAAAGACAACAAGGTTGCAGACCATTTTGGAAGATGTAAGTATTATGAAATCTATACTTTTTCTAATACAAATGAAATTTTAGACTTAAAATTGTTAGAGTCGGATGGTAAGTGTGGTTGTAAATCTAATATTGTTAGTGTTTTAGTAAAGGAGTGTGTAACATTTATGTTGGCTGGTAATATTGGTGATAGTGCAAAGAGTAAATTAGTGGTTGCTGGTGTTGACGTAGTACGCGGTTGTTCTGGTAAATCTGCAGACGTAATTTTAGAATTTGTTGAAGGAAAAATTTCTGATACTGATGTTAGTTGTGCAAGTCATGATCACAAACATAAAAAAGGTCATGCACACGCATGTCATCATTAG
- a CDS encoding DUF5320 domain-containing protein codes for MPNFDNNGPQGLGPKTGMKLGKCRKNKSDVNQSLENRPFRKGRRKKDNRRTIVKITDSL; via the coding sequence ATGCCGAATTTTGATAACAATGGTCCACAAGGTTTAGGACCAAAAACAGGAATGAAATTAGGGAAATGTAGAAAAAACAAATCCGATGTTAATCAATCACTAGAAAATAGGCCTTTTAGAAAAGGAAGACGTAAAAAAGACAATAGGAGAACAATAGTAAAAATAACTGATTCGTTATGA
- a CDS encoding DUF134 domain-containing protein, translating to MPRPHKKRKVNHPPKMLGFKPFGIRFCDTEHVDMQYEEYEAVKLVIYDNLSQDAAAEKMEVSRPTLTRIYNSALKKIAKGFVEGKSIVIKGGNFEFEKDWYKCKTCFKLIDGVTNPTTCGDCPDNDKDELVNLNE from the coding sequence ATGCCTAGACCTCATAAGAAAAGAAAAGTAAATCATCCACCAAAAATGCTGGGTTTTAAACCGTTTGGAATTCGATTTTGTGATACGGAGCATGTCGATATGCAGTATGAAGAATATGAGGCGGTAAAATTGGTTATTTATGATAATCTTTCTCAGGATGCTGCGGCAGAAAAAATGGAGGTTTCTAGACCTACGCTTACTAGAATTTATAACAGTGCCTTAAAAAAAATTGCAAAAGGATTTGTGGAGGGGAAATCGATTGTTATTAAAGGCGGAAACTTCGAATTTGAAAAAGATTGGTACAAATGTAAAACGTGTTTTAAATTAATTGACGGTGTTACAAATCCGACAACATGTGGCGATTGTCCTGACAATGATAAAGATGAGTTAGTGAATCTAAATGAATAG
- a CDS encoding L-threonylcarbamoyladenylate synthase, with the protein MSIISKDIQKAIQLLTNEELVAIPTETVYGLAGNIFSEKAIKSIFSTKKRPFFNPLIVHIPSVDALDGIVTHIPEKAKLLAAAFWPGSMTLVLKKDKKIPDIITAGKDTVAVRVPNHPVTLELLRQLPFPLAAPSANPFGSISPTKPAHVERYFKHDIQQVLDGGACTNGIESTIIGFIDDEPIIYRLGALAIEDIEAVVGKISIKNKEEISPDAPGMLARHYAPATRTFLVDDIANEVKKHVGKKIGALPFKNSLNDDSLTEIILSEKGSLHEAASKLYDSLHELDHLKLDVIIAERFPEHGLGKSINDRLQRATFSL; encoded by the coding sequence ATGAGCATCATTTCTAAAGACATACAAAAAGCGATACAATTATTAACCAACGAAGAGCTGGTAGCCATACCTACGGAAACCGTTTATGGTTTAGCAGGAAATATTTTTAGCGAAAAGGCAATAAAAAGCATTTTTTCGACTAAAAAGCGTCCGTTTTTTAATCCGTTAATTGTACACATTCCTTCTGTTGATGCTTTAGACGGAATTGTAACGCACATTCCTGAAAAAGCAAAGTTATTAGCAGCTGCTTTTTGGCCAGGATCTATGACTTTGGTCTTAAAAAAGGACAAAAAAATTCCAGATATTATTACTGCCGGTAAAGATACAGTTGCTGTTCGTGTACCAAATCATCCGGTAACTTTAGAGTTATTAAGACAACTACCATTTCCTTTAGCAGCGCCAAGTGCCAATCCTTTTGGAAGCATAAGTCCTACAAAACCAGCACACGTAGAACGTTATTTTAAGCATGATATTCAGCAAGTTTTAGATGGCGGAGCTTGTACAAACGGTATTGAATCTACCATTATTGGTTTTATAGATGATGAACCTATTATTTACAGATTAGGTGCCTTAGCTATAGAAGATATTGAAGCGGTTGTTGGTAAGATTAGTATTAAAAACAAAGAAGAAATAAGTCCGGATGCTCCAGGCATGTTGGCAAGACATTATGCGCCTGCAACTCGTACTTTTTTGGTTGATGATATTGCGAATGAAGTTAAAAAGCATGTAGGTAAAAAAATTGGTGCGCTACCTTTTAAAAATTCTTTAAATGATGATTCTCTAACAGAAATTATTTTATCAGAAAAAGGATCTTTGCATGAAGCTGCTTCTAAATTATATGATTCTTTACACGAATTAGACCATCTAAAATTAGATGTAATTATTGCAGAACGATTTCCTGAGCATGGTTTAGGAAAATCTATTAACGACCGATTGCAACGTGCAACTTTTAGCCTTTAA
- a CDS encoding RluA family pseudouridine synthase: protein MTYFQKFKADISSAELPEKFTFPFYYQPHQLATIATNELQEYLENQTDFKHNFGLTEEENELPIGKMFGVLVVKNQQNEIGYLAAFSGKLADKSLPEKFVPPVFNMRTEGSFYIKGEKEIDQINAQLSLVKKDKSYLKLKKIFFKLSKEIEEDLTQERKKLKLQKKDRKSRKTNGQATLNEVDFNNLYKVLVQESFNDQFYYKELVEYYEDKIAKKRTELALFEDKIAALKKDRKEKSNYLQQTLFSKYAFLNHKKEKRNLLNIFNNPEIKPPAGSGECSAPKLLQHVFLNDYTPICMAEFWWGISPNSAIRKHKNFYPACQGRCKPILTHMLEGIAMDENLLLENLAEKQVLETIYEDDVLLVINKPTEFLSVPGKDISDSVYTRIKEKYPDATGPLIVHRLDMSTSGILLLTKTKEANKVLQSQFINRTIKKRYVALLDGNLTEESGKIKLPLRVDLDDRPKQLVDFVHGKNAETDWKIIKRENGKTKVYFYPITGRTHQLRVHAAHINGLNTPIVGDDLYGNKENRLHLHAEFIEFSHPTTHKKMSFTVAPDF, encoded by the coding sequence TTGACTTATTTCCAAAAATTTAAAGCAGATATTTCTAGCGCTGAACTTCCAGAAAAATTTACGTTTCCGTTTTATTATCAACCTCATCAGCTAGCAACCATTGCTACAAATGAATTGCAAGAATATTTAGAAAATCAGACAGATTTTAAACACAATTTTGGACTTACAGAAGAGGAAAACGAATTGCCAATCGGTAAAATGTTTGGGGTGTTGGTGGTTAAAAACCAACAAAATGAAATTGGTTATTTAGCTGCCTTTTCAGGAAAATTAGCTGATAAAAGTTTGCCAGAAAAATTTGTTCCGCCAGTTTTTAACATGAGAACAGAAGGAAGTTTCTATATTAAAGGTGAAAAAGAAATAGACCAAATAAACGCTCAATTATCTCTTGTAAAAAAGGATAAAAGTTATTTAAAACTAAAGAAAATCTTTTTTAAATTATCGAAAGAAATTGAAGAAGACTTAACACAGGAAAGGAAAAAATTAAAACTTCAGAAAAAGGATAGAAAGTCTAGAAAAACAAACGGACAAGCAACTTTAAACGAAGTTGATTTTAATAACCTCTACAAAGTATTAGTCCAAGAAAGTTTTAATGACCAATTTTATTACAAAGAACTAGTAGAATACTACGAAGATAAAATTGCAAAAAAAAGAACAGAATTAGCACTTTTTGAAGATAAAATTGCAGCCTTAAAAAAAGATAGAAAAGAAAAATCTAATTATTTACAACAAACTCTTTTTAGTAAATATGCTTTCTTAAATCATAAAAAAGAGAAACGAAACCTATTAAACATTTTTAATAATCCCGAAATTAAACCTCCTGCTGGTTCAGGTGAATGTTCTGCTCCTAAATTATTACAACACGTTTTTTTAAACGACTATACGCCTATTTGTATGGCCGAATTTTGGTGGGGAATTTCGCCAAACTCAGCAATTAGAAAACACAAAAACTTTTATCCTGCCTGCCAAGGTAGATGTAAACCTATTTTAACACACATGTTAGAGGGTATTGCTATGGATGAAAATTTATTGTTAGAAAATTTGGCAGAAAAACAGGTATTAGAAACCATTTATGAAGATGATGTTTTATTGGTTATAAATAAACCAACGGAGTTTTTATCAGTTCCAGGGAAAGATATTTCTGACTCAGTATATACTCGAATTAAAGAAAAGTACCCAGATGCTACAGGGCCATTAATTGTACATCGATTAGACATGTCTACTTCCGGAATTTTATTATTAACCAAAACAAAAGAAGCTAATAAAGTATTACAAAGTCAGTTTATAAATAGAACTATAAAAAAGCGATACGTTGCTTTATTAGATGGAAACCTAACTGAAGAAAGTGGAAAAATAAAACTTCCTTTACGTGTAGATTTAGACGACAGACCTAAACAATTAGTAGATTTCGTTCATGGAAAAAATGCGGAAACAGATTGGAAAATCATCAAAAGAGAAAATGGAAAGACAAAAGTCTATTTTTACCCAATTACAGGACGAACACATCAATTAAGAGTTCATGCTGCCCACATAAACGGACTAAACACTCCGATTGTTGGTGATGACTTGTATGGAAACAAAGAAAATAGGCTCCATTTACATGCAGAGTTTATAGAATTCTCACACCCAACAACCCATAAAAAAATGAGTTTTACAGTGGCTCCAGATTTTTAG
- the aat gene encoding leucyl/phenylalanyl-tRNA--protein transferase translates to MIWLTDKIEFPPYELTTKDGIIALGGDLSDERLICAYKNGIFPWFSEGDPIVWYCPLERMVLFPGEIKVSKSMRKIIQKNEFIITENKAFREVIYNCKNIERSDGFGTWITDDMEQAYINLHHKGIAKSIEVWQDNQLVGGLYGLEINNIFCGESMFSKVSNVSKLAFIHLAKKKEYTLIDCQMYNDHLASLGAREVDRSSFLKILKS, encoded by the coding sequence ATGATTTGGCTTACAGATAAAATTGAATTTCCTCCCTATGAATTAACTACAAAAGATGGAATTATCGCTTTAGGTGGAGATTTATCTGATGAACGGTTAATTTGTGCCTACAAAAATGGAATTTTTCCTTGGTTTTCGGAAGGAGACCCTATTGTTTGGTATTGTCCGTTAGAAAGAATGGTATTGTTTCCTGGTGAAATTAAAGTGTCTAAATCGATGCGAAAAATTATACAGAAAAATGAATTTATCATCACGGAAAATAAGGCGTTTAGAGAAGTAATTTACAACTGTAAAAATATTGAAAGGAGTGATGGTTTTGGTACTTGGATTACTGATGATATGGAGCAGGCTTACATTAATTTACACCATAAAGGCATCGCAAAATCTATAGAAGTTTGGCAAGACAATCAATTAGTAGGTGGTTTATATGGTTTAGAGATTAACAATATTTTCTGTGGAGAAAGTATGTTTAGTAAAGTTTCTAATGTTTCTAAATTGGCATTTATTCATCTCGCTAAAAAGAAAGAATACACTTTAATAGATTGCCAAATGTATAATGATCATTTAGCGAGTTTGGGAGCAAGGGAGGTTGATAGAAGTTCCTTTCTTAAAATTTTAAAATCTTAG
- a CDS encoding YqaA family protein, which produces MAKKRKQKTKTHRAKLMHSYFHRTGFYMFIWESLKKAFWPIVIVVACLFLFNEYVYNINDGLHHFTETVSRLTVLIFFFVSETLLGLVPPEIFIAWSKKTPDPILNLTILATLSYSGGLVSYFIGKTALRIKSVKEYLEVKMAKNLKNTRKWGGILILVGALFPLPFSIACIAAGMIKYPFNKVVFFGLFRFIRFAIYAWAIFQVVD; this is translated from the coding sequence ATGGCAAAAAAAAGAAAACAAAAAACAAAAACGCATAGAGCAAAACTAATGCACTCCTATTTTCATAGAACGGGGTTCTATATGTTTATATGGGAGAGTTTAAAGAAAGCTTTCTGGCCAATTGTAATTGTTGTTGCATGTTTATTTCTTTTTAACGAATATGTATATAATATCAATGATGGATTGCATCATTTTACAGAAACGGTTTCTAGACTTACGGTTTTAATATTCTTTTTTGTTTCTGAAACCTTGTTAGGCCTAGTGCCTCCAGAAATTTTTATTGCGTGGTCTAAAAAAACACCTGACCCAATATTAAACTTAACAATTTTAGCTACATTATCATATTCTGGTGGTTTAGTTTCTTACTTTATAGGTAAAACTGCATTAAGAATTAAGTCGGTTAAAGAATATTTAGAAGTAAAAATGGCTAAGAATTTAAAAAACACTCGCAAATGGGGTGGTATTTTAATTCTAGTAGGTGCTTTATTTCCATTGCCTTTTTCAATTGCTTGTATTGCTGCAGGAATGATAAAATACCCTTTTAATAAAGTTGTATTTTTTGGTTTATTTCGTTTTATTAGATTTGCAATATATGCTTGGGCAATTTTTCAGGTTGTAGATTAA
- a CDS encoding DUF1456 family protein: MGLTNNDILKKLRVAHKLRDTDIVEICALVDFTVSKAELGALFRSEEHPKYVECQDQILRNFLNGLVVHLRGPMPKKGEKK; this comes from the coding sequence ATGGGATTAACAAATAATGACATTTTAAAAAAACTACGTGTAGCTCATAAATTACGCGATACAGATATTGTAGAAATTTGTGCTTTGGTAGATTTTACAGTAAGTAAAGCAGAATTAGGTGCCTTATTTAGAAGTGAAGAACACCCAAAATATGTAGAATGTCAAGATCAAATATTGCGTAACTTCTTAAACGGATTGGTTGTTCATTTACGAGGACCAATGCCTAAAAAAGGTGAAAAGAAATAA